A region from the Perca fluviatilis chromosome 16, GENO_Pfluv_1.0, whole genome shotgun sequence genome encodes:
- the LOC120544550 gene encoding P2Y purinoceptor 6: MTSEEPEPNDLVPYARFQRLCFTTILFTMGLSQVSNVTPDIASAAASAVASIIPNASGTFPTSSLSPPSCSIDESYKYVFLPVCYSLTFVFSLTLNSVVLLRSCAGGGGGGNGSGARRWNTSLIYMVNLATTDLMYGLSLPFLVASYVLRDSWVFGDFMCRLVRFLFYFNLYCSIFFLTCISVHRYLGICHPMRTITLESKRVVKGTCALVWIIVFILTCPIFRFAQTGYVRRGGGSGADDVPVVPGEEREGGNSSGSQTVDEGGYTNCWDDAIDKEFADYVPYGIVLHVLGFFVPFVIIAWCYSQVVRTIFRSLRSPPSSLEGGEVGEDGPAGADGMTEGVRDRSRTSVSISGSQYSHYIRRRRKSIKTIVTITLLFALCFLPFHVTRTLFLLLRRGRLGSCAVMKTVSICYKVTRPLASCNAWLNALLYFLTGDKGAPWCGPAERSVRRDRRSGSLWWPLKILKKEDDHETPEKIERAVHTENESKSSRVIF, encoded by the exons ATGACTTCAGAGGAACCTGAACCCAACGATTTGGTTCCCTACGCAAGATTTCAGCGACTGTG TTTTACGACAATTTTGTTCACGATGGGACTTAGCCAAGTCTCCAACGTCACTCCAGACATTGCTTCGGCGGCAGCATCAGCGGTAGCGAGCATCATTCCCAACGCCTCCGGCACGTTTCCCACATCGTCCCTCAGTCCGCCATCCTGCAGCATCGACGAATCCTACAAGTACGTCTTCCTGCCAGTCTGCTACTCGCTGACCTTCGTCTTCAGCCTCACGCTCAACTCGGTGGTTCTGCTGCGCTCCTGCGCCGGCGGTGGAGGCGGCGGGAACGGTAGCGGCGCACGGCGCTGGAACACGTCGTTGATCTACATGGTGAACCTGGCCACCACCGACCTGATGTACGGCCTGTCGCTGCCCTTTCTAGTGGCCAGCTACGTGCTGCGGGACAGCTGGGTGTTCGGGGACTTTATGTGTCGACTTGTCCGCTTCCTCTTCTACTTCAACCTCTACTGCTCCATCTTCTTCCTCACCTGCATCTCCGTGCACAG GTACTTGGGCATCTGCCACCCGATGAGGACGATCACTCTGGAGAGCAAGCGCGTGGTGAAGGGGACTTGTGCATTGGTGTGGATCATCGTCTTCATCCTCACCTGCCCCATCTTCAGGTTCGCCCAGACGGGATACGTCCGGCGAGGCGGGGGTAGCGGCGCCGATGATGTTCCTGTGGTTCCTGGCGAGGAGAGGGAAGGCGGGAACAGCTCTGGATCTCAGACGGTTGACGAGGGAGGATACACGAACTGCTGGGATGACGCCATCGACAAGGAGTTTGCCGACTACGTTCCGTACGGTATCGTCCTCCACGTGCTGGGCTTCTTTGTGCCATTCGTCATCATCGCCTGGTGCTACTCCCAGGTCGTCAGGACGATATTTCGGTCGCTGCGCTCACCGCCAAGTTCCCTCGAAGGCGGCGAAGTTGGCGAGGATGGCCCGGCGGGCGCTGACGGTATGACCGAAGGAGTCAGAGACCGTTCGAGAACATCGGTGTCCATCTCCGGATCGCAGTACTCGCACTACATCCGGCGACGGCGGAAGTCCATAAAAACCATCGTGACGATCACGCTGCTGTTTGCGCTCTGCTTCTTGCCGTTCCACGTGACGCGAACGCTGTTCCTGTTGCTGCGGCGAGGCCGGCTCGGCAGCTGCGCCGTCATGAAGACGGTCTCCATCTGCTACAAAGTCACGCGGCCGCTGGCGTCCTGCAACGCCTGGCTCAACGCCCTCCTGTACTTCCTGACGGGGGATAAGGGCGCCCCCTGGTGCGGGCCGGCAGAACGCAGCGTCCGCAGAGACCGCCGCAGCGGCTCCCTCTGGTGGCCGCTCAAGATCCTGAAAAAAGAGGATGACCACGAAACGCCCGAGAAGATTGAAAGAGCGGTGCACACGGAGAACGAGTCCAAGTCTTCAAGGGTCATCTTCTAG